A window of Mercenaria mercenaria strain notata chromosome 16, MADL_Memer_1, whole genome shotgun sequence contains these coding sequences:
- the LOC123540660 gene encoding uncharacterized protein LOC123540660: MSPLMEENDTPLLKVYVMPDIESVEIQRARGGGKEIRSKVTSLHGVFYKENEPCRKIYVTADAGFGKTALSKRLVLTWCQAKKCIPNEDEHFKKEDISTMSNFDFVFLLSLRDCSEEWDIDEMIKKQITNDLAHIISTSDFENILSREKCLIILDGLDEFTHAKYDIPHRKARGNCTILTTTRPWKLGVSKIRSCEIERKLELIGLSKTSSKSLTRTVISLLCGKTGIEKHIQEFDRAICDRGISDLETIPLLLMYLLCLWCDGIELGASRTELYCQTIELLLKRTFEKYPDMQQSREQSQSDIPQCFSEHEHCKEHYTFLQALGQLAFETLFSENKESTLVFSQSVTEKHLTPEYLKLSLNSGILTQSTEKTLTKQISKFSFSHKTIHEFFCALYISCQNESDVKNIVLNKCKSLQSILDMSTVLVFISGMVNAEIISSISQEFLSVISEDKITSEYRSTTGDILSSGCKPLKDIQDMYISCMKENTSDKELKLFCQDFFFSEDCKEEKYFSYLARLTVHNKNNMASINIHTYCDPSLREIIDSCELHELFQINKIYYRGKVENAQLPVLLDKSPKCVTVRSSDSWSREMLETLQNNSLLQAIYISGFEMSHDVLNDFLNYIINRKTMTEITLWELDCTEHERSCTFSLDFSQHSDLRKLVLGWIPEVSQLKVNSQVKHVKLSAINLGERSLPPEMANIESVYLESVNMSASTLRDLVKVVEKLSHKVTVTIHWSCKIEPETEFEHVKQYIHSSQNFRVTKDDSWWFVFETKV; the protein is encoded by the coding sequence ATGTCACCTTTAATGGAAGAAAATGACACGCCTCTCCTTAAGGTTTACGTCATGCCAGACATAGAGTCAGTGGAAATTCAGAGAGCACGTGGAGGTGGCAAAGAAATTAGATCAAAAGTTACGTCATTGCATGGTGTTTTCTACAAGGAAAATGAACCATGTCGCAAAATTTACGTTACTGCGGATGCTGGGTTTGGGAAAACAGCATTAAGTAAACGGCTCGTTTTAACGTGGTGTCAAGCCAAAAAATGTATCCCAAACGAAGATGAACATTTTAAGAAGGAAGACATTAGTACAATGTCGAACTTTgactttgtgtttttgttgtcttTACGTGATTGTTCCGAAGAATGGGACATTGATGAGATGATCAAAAAACAAATAACTAATGATCTAGCACACATTATTTCAACTAGTGATTTTGAAAACATTCTTTCTAGGGAAAAATGTCTGATAATATTGGATGGATTGGACGAATTCACACACGCAAAATATGACATTCCACACAGGAAAGCTAGGGGGAATTGTACAATTCTCACAACAACTAGACCGTGGAAGTTGGGCGTTAGTAAGATACGTTCATGCGAAATAGAGCGAAAGCTGGAACTTATTGGACTAAGTAAAACGTCTTCTAAAAGTTTAACAAGGACTGTGATCTCACTGTTATGTGGTAAAACTGGCATAGAAAAACATATTCAAGAGTTTGATCGCGCTATCTGTGATAGGGGTATTTCGGATTTGGAAACTATTCCACTCTTACTGATGTATCTTTTGTGTTTATGGTGTGATGGAATAGAGCTAGGAGCATCTAGAACTGAGTTATATTGTCAGACTATTGAACTGCTCCTTAAACGAACGTTTGAAAAATATCCCGACATGCAACAGTCGCGCGAACAGTCCCAGAGTGATATCCCACAGTGTTTCAGTGAACATGAACATTGTAAGGAACACTACACATTTCTGCAAGCTTTAGGACAATTAGCATTTGAAACGTTATTCAGTGAAAACAAAGAAAGCACCCTTGTGTTTAGCCAGTCAGTGACAGAGAAACATCTAACCCCAGAGTATTTGAAATTAAGTCTTAACTCGGGAATTTTAACACAAAGTACAGAAAAGACACTAACAAAACAAATTTCGAAATTTTCGTTTTCGCACAAAACCATTCATGAGTTTTTTTGTGCATTGTACATtagctgtcaaaatgaaagtgaTGTCAAAAACATTGTTCTGAACAAATGCAAAAGTTTGCAAAGTATTCTTGACATGTCGACAGTGCTTGTTTTCATCAGCGGAATGGTGAATGCAGAAATCATTTCTTCAATATCACAGGAATTTCTTTCTGTTATCAGCGAAGATAAGATAACGAGCGAATACAGATCCACGACTGGTGATATTTTAAGTTCGGGCTGTAAACCTCTGAAAGACATAcaagacatgtacatttcttgtatGAAAGAAAACACGAGCGATAAGGAACTCAAACTTTTCtgtcaagattttttctttagtGAAGATTGTAAAGAAGAGAAATACTTTTCTTATTTAGCACGGCTCACGGTacacaataaaaacaacatgGCGTCAATAAATATCCACACATATTGTGATCCTAGTTTACGTGAAATTATTGATTCTTGTGAATTGCACGAACTGTTCCAGATCAATAAAATATACTACCGCGGTAAAGTAGAAAACGCACAGCTTCCTGTACTGTTGGACAAGTCGCCGAAATGTGTCACTGTTAGATCGTCTGATTCTTGGAGCCGTGAAATGTTGGAAACATTACAGAATAATTCTCTGTTACAAGCAATTTATATCTCCGGTTTCGAGATGAGTCACGATGTACTGAATGActttctgaattatattataaacagaaaaacaatgacGGAGATTACATTGTGGGAGTTAGACTGTACCGAGCACGAGCGTTCGTGTACTTTCAGTTTAGATTTTAGTCAGCATTCAGATCTAAGGAAGTTAGTATTGGGCTGGATACCTGAAGTGTCACAATTGAAAGTAAATAGTCAAGTGAAACACGTGAAGTTGTCGGCTATCAATCTAGGTGAAAGGTCGCTGCCTCCTGAAATGGCGAATATTGAAAGTGTTTATTTGGAGAGTGTAAACATGTCTGCTTCAACATTGCGTGATCTCGTTAAGGTAGTGGAGAAACTTTCACACAAAGTCACAGTAACAATACACTGGTC
- the LOC123566428 gene encoding uncharacterized protein LOC123566428 yields the protein MIITNVVFSAHLDCAIDLRRLCYRISNARYDPRTFPGLIWQHKTIGGNCLAFSNGVINCNGKATSIQERRQRLRRYARRIQRLGYTVCLKDIKCLTVSASHTLSTALDLNQLAKERQIVYEPELFSAVNVKYDGDNFCCFHSGKVVITGIKDHAQLDEAVYPVLIELEFYTRKKE from the coding sequence ATGATTATCACAAACGTTGTGTTCAGTGCCCATTTGGACTGCGCTATTGACTTGAGGCGTTTGTGTTATCGTATATCAAACGCTCGTTACGATCCTAGAACATTTCCAGGACTGATCTGGCAACACAAGACCATAGGAGGAAATTGCTTAGCCTTCTCCAACGGAGTTATCAACTGTAATGGGAAAGCGACCAGTATTCAGGAGCGACGTCAAAGACTACGACGTTATGCCAGACGTATACAGCGATTAGGGTACACGGTGTGTCTGAAAGATATCAAATGCTTAACAGTGTCAGCCAGTCACACCTTAAGTACCGCCTTAGACTTAAATCAGCTGGCAAAAGAAAGACAGATCGTGTATGAACCTGAACTATTTTCAGCGGTGAATGTAAAATATGATGGagacaatttttgttgttttcacagCGGTAAAGTGGTCATAACTGGAATCAAAGATCACGCTCAACTAGATGAAGCGGTCTACCCAGTCTTAATTGAACTGGAATTCTACACGCGTAAGAAGGAGTGA
- the LOC123552760 gene encoding uncharacterized protein F54H12.2-like encodes MEDFHKEELSLFTTPPATTAVQSREWITYRPVNQVTTLSALEFNIPGQSLAYLDLKRSVLNLKLQIVKGDGAPVSADEIVGPINLPFHTVFSQVDVSLQQTPLSHTGINYPYKAYIDTILKSNRDIQGNLLTSQLYYKDTGNAGTNDGKTGNNNGLFYRCAIFKGSKIVEMEGPLHIDLFQQPKLLINGVAVGIKLHLNRDAFTLNTDSPSPDYRVKIADAHFKLCIQRMKSDVLVAHDNLIQGMSAIYPYLRTEIKTTSIASGQFSYSADDIFQGLVPCKLIVDLVPSAAFNGDYAHNPFNFKHYNCSSIGLYVDGQSVPSQPMQPNYSADQYTVCYRTLTLFRNDINTSDQDYKKGYCLYVIDVDPYYSFSTKRKGHCRLEIKFAEALPESVTLIMYATFPEVLNINSARGVYFK; translated from the coding sequence atggaagattttcataaagaaGAGTTGTCTTTGTTCACTACACCCCCAGCAACCACGGCAGTACAATCGAGAGAGTGGATCACTTATCGTCCAGTAAATCAAGTCACCACATTATCGGCACTCGAATTTAACATACCCGGTCAGTCTTTGGCGTATTTGGATCTGAAAAGAAGCGTGTTGAACCTTAAACTGCAAATTGTGAAAGGCGATGGCGCCCCTGTTAGCGCCGACGAAATAGTTGGTCCAATCAATCTACCATTTCACACCGTTTTCAGTCAGGTTGATGTATCTTTACAGCAGACCCCTTTGTCGCATACAGGAATCAATTATCCCTACAAAGCTTACATAGACACGATTTTAAAGTCAAACCGAGACATACAGGGAAATCTGTTAACGAGTCAACTTTATTATAAAGATACCGGAAACGCTGGCACCAATGACGGTAAAACAGGAAATAATAACGGGTTGTTTTACAGATGTGCGATATTTAAAGGCAGTAAAATTGTGGAAATGGAAGGACCATTACATATCGATTTGTTTCAACAACCCAAGTTACTCATCAATGGAGTCGCTGTAGGCATTAAACTACATCTTAACCGCGACGCATTCACATTAAACACTGACAGCCCGTCTCCTGACTATCGCGTAAAAATAGCGGACGCTCATTTCAAACTCTGTATTCAGCGGATGAAAAGTGACGTATTAGTAGCGCACGACAATCTCATTCAAGGCATGTCAGCCATTTACCCTTACTTACGCACAGAGATCAAGACGACGTCCATTGCTTCGGGTCAATTTAGTTACAGCGCTGACGATATATTTCAAGGACTGGTTCCATGTAAACTGATAGTAGACCTGGTTCCTAGTGCGGCATTTAATGGCGATTACGCGCACAACCCATTCAACTTCAAGCATTATAACTGTAGTTCCATAGGCCTATACGTCGATGGACAATCGGTACCTTCACAACCGATGCAACCAAATTATTCGGCGGATCAATACACGGTGTGTTACAGAACTTTGACTCTGTTTAGGAACGACATTAACACTTCGGACCAAGATTATAAGAAGGGATATTGTCTGTACGTTATTGATGTAGATCCTTACTACTCGTTTAGCACTAAAAGGAAGGGACATTGTCGACTAGAAATCAAATTTGCTGAGGCATTACCAGAGAGTGTGACACTGATTATGTACGCCACCTTCCCAGAAGTACTCAATATCAACAGTGCCAGGGGAGtctatttcaaatga